TGGGCCTGTGATTGGGACCTTTAGAGGTCTATCGGTCGATCTCGCCACGAAATTGACCTCATCCACATGGAATGGTTCTCTCCTTTCGAGTCTGTCTATGGCAGATCCTTTCCTGTAGTAACGATTATCGAAGGAACGAACCATACCATAGAATATTATTCCCTTGATGCGTTCTGCCGGATGCTCATACATTTCCCAGCGAAACATCTCGCCTCCTATTCCGACATTGTCAAGGCCAGATCTTTCGAATACCTCAAGCGTTTCCCTTGTGGCTTTTTCAGCAAGCTCTTTGAATCTTGGAGTACCCTCAATCTTGTGAAAATCTCTGGCAAGATATTCTGGTTTGCGAAAACTTCCAATTTCCTGAGTTATCAGTTCCTTCATGCCGTATCACCCATCTTTCCAAGCACCTCTACCTTTATATCTGCTATCTCTCTGGGCAGAAAGTCCATATAATCATCATGCGTGATGAGATCCACGGAATCATCCATCTTTTTCTCAATTGAAGCGCCTTCTATCTTTGTTTTATGGGCGCTTACAGCCTTTATGCCTAGGCTGTCTGAATAATTGATCAGATCTCTGTCGACGCCATCGGCCACCAACGTTTCAAATTTGTGTTTCAAGCCCTTCAGGTTCTGTTCATTCGGGGTTCCCTTGGCAATTAGTATAACACCAGTTGACTGGAGAAGTGGATCAAGATAGGAGATGTTGTGCTTTCCATAATCAAAGACATCGAAAAGCACAAGCTTTCTCCCACCGAAAGCCTTCACTATCTTTATGTATTCATCCACCACCGATCTAAGTAGAACATCCTCTCTAAGATCGGCCTCCAATCTTGACATCCTAACTAATGAATATGGAGAAGGTAGAAACAGCGAAGATTTTCTGTCAAGCTGATATGCAGGCAGCGGTGGATTTTCTTCAAGCTGTTCGAACTTTGTCAGATCCTTGAAAATACGCGGAATCCCATAAAACTCAGGCATTCTGTAGAACGTATTAGTTTCAAGATATCTGGTGAGCGGACCTAGCTTCACATTCTCCATAGATAGGACAATCGGTCTGAGTATATCGTACCAGTTAAACAGCGGATCCGTATATATCTCTATCCCGGATATCTCCATCATTTCATAGAACGCGTTCTTCTCCTCTCTTATGATCTCGGAGAGATCTTCTGTCTTAATCATGCCTCTCTCCCATCTATTATAGCTTCGCCTCAATTTCTCGCTTCTTGGATAAAGCCCATAAACAAGTGTCTTCAACATATAAACACCTCAGATAGTCTCAAGTATCTGTGCGGCAACCTCGTTATGCCCGAGCGGCATAATATGGATACCATCTACATATTCTTTTACTTCGTCAAATACCTCGGTTATTATCCTGACGCTGGTGGATACGATATCATCACTGTTCAGAAGACGTTCTCTTATCTCCTCCGGTATCATTATACCAAGATTTTGGGAAAACTTGACCTGACTCTTCTTGGTCAATGGGAGAAATCCAGCAAGGAGCTTGAAGTTTCGCCTTCTTATCCAGTCCTTCTCGAGGTATTCCGGAGAATATATGGCCTGCGATATGAAGAAATCAGCGCCAGATTTCAGCTTTGCACCAACTATCTCCTGCTCCACTTCTCTGTACGGGTTGAGGGCGGCCCCAACTGTGGTATTCTCCCTGCTCTTCACCAATTTCATGATCTCCATGACATCTATCTCTCTGACCTCTCTAGACTCATATTTCGGATTTATGGGGTCGCCGCCTATAGTGAAAAAATTTCTGATACCCACCTTTGCTGCAGTTTCTATCTGCGAAAGTATGTAAACCCTGTTTTTGTCTCTGGGAGTTATATGCGGAATTGGGATTATATTTCGCTCACTGGAAATTATGTATAATGCCATTATTGGATCTATTCCAGGGCTTCCACGTGGATTTTCAGGACATGTCAGTGCATTAACTCTGCCATCCAGCATATCTGCGGCCTTCAAGAGATCCTCCGTACCGGATTCTCTCGATGGGACTATCTCCACCGATTTGACGAAGTCTATGGATTTAATACTGCTGGAGAGCATATCTTTCCTCCTATTCAGCATTGCAAATAAAGTTTTCTTACTAAATAATTACCAATGGTAATCTGTTATTTCTAACCGATGGAATGGCCTCAGAATTTCTCAATACCAGGAGTTTCAAAAATAAAATAAAAAATGAATGTGTGAAGGACAATAAAAATAATGCCAGAGCAGCTATCTCAGTATTCTGGCATGCCGCCGCCCGGCATTCCCTGGCCCTGGCCACCTTGACCAGATGGCGGGGTGGATTTCTTGCTTGCAATAACATCGTCGATCCTGAGGATCATCGTTGCCACTTCGACCGCACTTTCGAGGGCATGCGTTTTGACCCTGAGCGGATCTACGACACCCTTCGCCTTCATGTCGCCAACGCCGTTGTTGTCAAGATCCACACCCATAGATATGTGCCCTTTCTCGTGCTCAGCCTTCAGCTTTATGAGGGTATTTATCGGGTCTATTCCAGCGTTCTCAGCCAGAGTCCTCGGTATTATCTCCAGTGCCTTGGCGAAAGCCTCTATTGCGAGCTGCTCTCTGCCTCCCACGCTGTTAGCATACTTGGCCAATCTCATGGCAAGCTCGGCCTCAACAGCTCCTCCACCCCAGAGGAATTTTCCGTCCTCCTTGGTTATGGCAACGACCCTTATGGCATCGTTGAGTGCTCTCTCAACCTCAGAGACAACATGATCTGTTCCTCCCCTTATGAGTATGCTGACGGCCTTTGGATTCTTGCAGCCCATCACAAAGGTCATTCTGTCATCGCCAATCTTGCGCTCCTCAACGGTTTCAGCCTCGCCGAGGACAGATGGCGTCAGGTCATCCAGATCTGTTACGATCTTTGCACCTGTGGCCTTAGCCAGCTTCTCCATGTCACTCTTTTTAACTCTGCGAACAGCGTATATGCCTTCCTTTGCAAGGTAGTGTTGTGCAACATCGTCTATACCCTTCTGGCAGAGCACGACATTTGCACCGCTCTTCTTTATCTTCTCAACCATCTGCTTGAATGTGTTTGTCTCCTGGTTCAGGAAGTCCTGTATCTTGCTTGGATCTGATATCTGTACCTTTGCCTCGATCTCAGTCTTCTTTATCTCCAAGGCCGAGTCTATAAGGGCTATCTTTGCATTCTTGACAACATCAGGCATCTTGGAGTGTACCTTCTCCTTATCGATGACTATTCCGCTTATGAATTGAGTGTCATTGACACTTCCGCCATTTTTCTTGTCTACCTTTATGTTTGCAGTGTCAACTATTGTCTTACCGTCCCTTACCTCAGCAACGGCATTGACCGCTTTTACAACTAGATCCGCGAGGAAATCATTCGATAACCCTGTGTTCTTGCCAGAGAGGGCTGTGAGAGCGATCTTCCTCAGC
This Thermoplasma sp. Kam2015 DNA region includes the following protein-coding sequences:
- a CDS encoding methylenetetrahydrofolate reductase, with the translated sequence MLSSSIKSIDFVKSVEIVPSRESGTEDLLKAADMLDGRVNALTCPENPRGSPGIDPIMALYIISSERNIIPIPHITPRDKNRVYILSQIETAAKVGIRNFFTIGGDPINPKYESREVREIDVMEIMKLVKSRENTTVGAALNPYREVEQEIVGAKLKSGADFFISQAIYSPEYLEKDWIRRRNFKLLAGFLPLTKKSQVKFSQNLGIMIPEEIRERLLNSDDIVSTSVRIITEVFDEVKEYVDGIHIMPLGHNEVAAQILETI
- the thsB gene encoding thermosome subunit beta — protein: MMTGQVPILVLKEGTQREQGKNAQRNNIEAAKAIADAVRTTLGPKGMDKMLVDSIGDIIISNDGATILKEMDVEHPTAKMIVEVSKAQDTAVGDGTTTAVVLSGELLKQAETLLDQGVHPTVISNGYRLAVNEARKIIDEIAEKSTDDATLRKIALTALSGKNTGLSNDFLADLVVKAVNAVAEVRDGKTIVDTANIKVDKKNGGSVNDTQFISGIVIDKEKVHSKMPDVVKNAKIALIDSALEIKKTEIEAKVQISDPSKIQDFLNQETNTFKQMVEKIKKSGANVVLCQKGIDDVAQHYLAKEGIYAVRRVKKSDMEKLAKATGAKIVTDLDDLTPSVLGEAETVEERKIGDDRMTFVMGCKNPKAVSILIRGGTDHVVSEVERALNDAIRVVAITKEDGKFLWGGGAVEAELAMRLAKYANSVGGREQLAIEAFAKALEIIPRTLAENAGIDPINTLIKLKAEHEKGHISMGVDLDNNGVGDMKAKGVVDPLRVKTHALESAVEVATMILRIDDVIASKKSTPPSGQGGQGQGMPGGGMPEY